One Ignavibacterium album JCM 16511 genomic region harbors:
- a CDS encoding TonB-dependent receptor yields MRFIFSIILIYSSILFSQTGNLKGKVTDGRIPIPSVNVFVPELGIGDATNTDGEYHLKNLPAKELEIRFSAVGYETEEIEVEILPDKTIELNVILKEKVIEVQTVVVTALRQQEQKDTRTSLIDLNPKSAKILAGGVEDVFRTLQSLPGVIAPNDFSSQLIVRGSGPDQNLIIMDDIEVFNPYRLYGVISMFNPDAVSDVNLISGGFPAKYGDRLSAVLDVTNREGDASKAFKGNINASIVDANIVLEGRNPFNIKGSWLINSRRTYYDLIIEPFVKSAGLVDDNTSFPNFYDFQAKLVFGPFNGSKILLNGILSRDGVNVISGKDRNTPDSVGVFNITRNDVLAAAWHFAPSKKLLNKVVVSWYKNNGDTDFDSQILDPSLNRSTFEDAIPDTLKPYLLGFKFNGTFDYRKISFDDKFTYLWGENTFEAGVGFDKMETTIDFNFELDPQLEAIFRANPQFRAALSDIKDVKNYNRYRAYVQNNFKVTNRFYFNPSLRFDYYDLLDKQYVAPRISMSYAIDEITTLRTVWGIYYQSPGYEKLRDQNVLFDLDEKFTKSLEAEKATHYVIGIERWLTNEWSLRFESYYKNFDNLIVQKIVPGTRFITELIPGKDPKLSASWTRPVPVIGDSVTQIPVNNSDGEAYGFEFFLAKRNIERGSKLSGWISYSLAYADRYESGETLPFRFDQRHTVNVVLNYEFNSWFNVGVRWQYGSGFPISIPLGIKPRIIYSDTNGDGVFDTPVIATRKPFGNPNAEGQVIYDIDFGNQKLNSRKPAYHRLDIRLNFLANFWNLDWNFYLDVVNVYNRKNVIGYDWYITDDLKLGREQNNMFPILPTIGFAVKF; encoded by the coding sequence ATGCGATTTATATTTTCAATAATCCTGATTTATTCATCAATTTTATTTTCACAAACCGGAAATCTTAAAGGAAAAGTTACTGACGGACGAATTCCAATTCCATCTGTTAATGTTTTTGTTCCAGAACTTGGGATTGGTGACGCAACAAATACTGATGGAGAGTATCATCTTAAAAATCTTCCTGCCAAAGAACTTGAAATCAGATTTAGTGCAGTTGGTTACGAAACTGAAGAGATTGAAGTAGAGATTCTTCCTGATAAAACAATTGAACTGAATGTGATTTTAAAAGAAAAGGTAATTGAAGTTCAAACAGTTGTTGTTACTGCTCTAAGACAACAGGAGCAGAAAGACACAAGAACAAGTCTTATTGATCTGAATCCTAAAAGTGCTAAAATACTTGCAGGAGGAGTTGAAGATGTATTCCGAACTCTTCAATCGCTTCCCGGCGTAATTGCACCGAATGATTTTTCTTCTCAGCTAATTGTTCGTGGCAGTGGTCCGGACCAAAATCTAATCATAATGGATGACATTGAAGTCTTCAATCCATATCGTTTGTACGGTGTGATAAGTATGTTCAATCCGGATGCAGTTTCAGATGTAAATCTTATTTCAGGTGGATTTCCGGCTAAATATGGTGACAGATTATCTGCAGTTCTAGATGTTACCAACCGTGAAGGCGATGCTTCCAAAGCTTTCAAAGGAAATATCAATGCTTCAATTGTTGATGCGAATATTGTGCTGGAAGGAAGAAATCCTTTTAACATAAAAGGAAGTTGGTTGATAAATTCCAGGAGAACATACTATGATTTGATTATTGAACCGTTTGTTAAAAGTGCCGGATTAGTTGATGATAACACTTCCTTCCCAAATTTTTATGACTTTCAGGCAAAGCTTGTTTTTGGTCCTTTTAACGGAAGTAAAATACTCTTAAATGGAATTCTTTCCCGCGATGGAGTAAATGTAATTAGCGGAAAAGATAGAAACACTCCGGATAGTGTAGGGGTTTTTAATATCACAAGAAATGATGTACTGGCTGCTGCATGGCATTTTGCACCGTCTAAAAAATTGTTAAACAAAGTAGTTGTATCTTGGTACAAAAATAACGGTGATACAGATTTCGATTCACAAATACTTGACCCTTCACTAAACAGATCAACTTTTGAAGATGCAATTCCCGATACTCTAAAGCCATATCTTCTTGGCTTTAAATTCAATGGAACATTTGACTATCGGAAAATCTCTTTTGATGATAAATTCACCTACCTTTGGGGTGAAAACACTTTTGAAGCCGGAGTTGGCTTTGATAAAATGGAAACTACAATTGATTTTAATTTTGAACTTGATCCGCAGCTTGAAGCTATATTCAGAGCTAATCCGCAATTCAGAGCAGCTCTCAGCGATATAAAAGATGTAAAAAATTATAACAGATATAGAGCATATGTTCAGAATAACTTTAAAGTGACAAACAGATTTTATTTCAATCCAAGTCTAAGATTTGATTATTATGATCTATTGGATAAGCAATATGTTGCTCCTAGAATTTCGATGTCTTATGCAATAGATGAAATCACAACTTTAAGAACCGTTTGGGGAATTTATTATCAATCTCCCGGATATGAAAAACTTCGTGATCAAAATGTTTTATTTGATCTTGATGAAAAATTCACAAAATCACTCGAAGCCGAAAAAGCAACTCATTATGTAATCGGCATTGAAAGATGGCTTACTAATGAGTGGAGTTTAAGATTTGAATCCTACTATAAAAATTTTGATAATCTTATCGTGCAAAAAATTGTTCCTGGAACAAGATTCATTACAGAATTGATTCCGGGAAAAGATCCAAAACTTTCAGCTAGCTGGACAAGACCAGTACCTGTTATCGGTGATTCAGTCACTCAGATTCCGGTAAACAATTCTGATGGCGAAGCTTATGGCTTTGAATTCTTTCTTGCAAAAAGAAATATTGAAAGAGGTTCAAAACTTTCAGGTTGGATTTCATATTCTTTAGCTTATGCTGATCGTTATGAATCAGGAGAAACTCTTCCTTTCCGTTTTGATCAAAGGCATACGGTCAATGTAGTTCTTAATTATGAATTTAATAGTTGGTTTAATGTCGGAGTTCGCTGGCAATATGGTTCCGGCTTTCCTATAAGTATTCCATTAGGTATAAAGCCAAGAATTATTTATAGTGACACCAACGGCGATGGAGTTTTTGATACACCGGTAATTGCAACCAGAAAACCATTTGGAAATCCTAATGCAGAAGGTCAGGTTATTTATGATATTGATTTCGGAAATCAAAAATTAAATTCGAGAAAACCAGCTTATCACAGACTTGATATTCGTCTTAATTTTCTTGCAAACTTCTGGAACCTTGATTGGAATTTTTATCTTGATGTCGTTAATGTTTATAACAGAAAAAATGTTATTGGGTACGACTGGTATATTACCGATGATCTAAAATTGGGTCGTGAACAAAATAACATGTTTCCAATTCTTCCGACTATAGGTTTTGCAGTTAAGTTTTAA